CAGCTATTGAGGTGGCTGAGTACGCCTTAGAGAATAATAGTTCATTGAAGCCTCTTAGCGTGAATACTGATGATTGGTTAAGGGATGCCGTCCTAAATAGCCTATACGTATTGACTTCATCAACCTGGTTAACTAAGGATGGTAGGTTAGCGGTTTACGAGTCACTATCCATAGCACCATTAATGAGCACTATAGGATCAATGACATGGGATGGGTTATCCTTTGCGTTACTTGACCTCTACCCGGACTTAACGGTTAAAATGGATGAACTACTAGGGTTCTACACGCGTAATGGTGAAGTTCCCCATGACTTTGGGGAAGAGAGCCTCGAGGATCCAATATACGGTGCCTCATACTTGTACCCGTGGAATGACTTAGGCAGCACATGGGTGCTCATGATTTATAGGGATTACTTAATTACAGGTAATGTTGAGGTTTTGAAGAGGAATTTCAATAGAATGCGGGAGGTTATTGATTGGCTTATAAGTAGGGATTATGATGGTGACTGCATACCTGATTCAAGAGGTGGATTTGATAATTCCTACGATGGTACAAACATGTATGGTGCATCATCATACATTGCTTCCCTATTCCTATGCTCACTCCAGGCATTAATTAAATCAGCTGAGGTACTTGGAGTAAGACTCAGTGATAAGTATGAGTTATGCCTAAGTAAAGGTAAGGATACGTTGAATTCACTGTGGAATGGCCACTACTTCGTAGCGTGGAGATCAAGTAGGGAGGGTAGTGAATCATGTATGAACAGTCAACTCCTCGGCCAATTCTGGTGTGATTTTCTTAAGCTACCAGCATTAGTTGATGACGATAAGATTAATGGAGCCTTAAGGTCAATATATGAGCTTAACCATAGGTCATCACCACATTGCCTCCCCAATTCAGTTAAGCCTAATGGGGAAATCGACTCATCATCAGGTCAAATGAGGTCCTGTTGGCCTAGGGTAAGCTTCGTGGTTGCAGCCCACATGGTGCTTAGGGGAATGGTTAATGAGGGCCTTGAGATCGCTAAAAAGGAGTGGAGTACAATCTCAAGGCTGGAGCCATGGAATCAGAGCTCAAGGATAGATGCTATTGAAGGTAGGAATGTAGGCCTAGACCACTACATAGGTAGCGCCTCCCCATACATACTGTACTTAGTTATTAGGGATTTCACTAAAAGTAATAAGGTAGGACACTACTCTTAACGTACTCTAGGACATTCTGTTCATGATTAAACATCTTCGTGAAGGCAGCCTCAATATTCCTTGATTTTATAGCATCATAAACATCCCCATGCTCCTTAGCCTCCTCCAGTCTCCTACTGTAACTTGTGAATATGTTGACCCTAACTATCTTAAGCTTAAGCCTAATCTGCTTAAGTGTAGAGGCTATGAACTTATTGCCGCTTGCCTCAGCCACAAGTTCATGAAATTCACCGTTTAATTCAGCCAGCCTAACAGGGCTAGGATTAGGTTGCATAACCTCAGCCTTAATCATATCAATCAAGTTGCCCATCTTAACCAATTGATTATCCGTAGCCCTAATGGCGGCTAATCTAGCGGCCATTGCCTCAAGCGGTATCCTCTCCTCATAAAGCTGCACCACATCATCCTTAGTTATTGGTGTAACAACGTAGCTCCTCCCATCCTTAACCACAAACCCCTCCCTCTCAAGCCTAGCTAAAGCTTCCCTAACAGGTGTTCTACTGGCCCCAAGCATTGATGCAATCCTATCTTCCCTTAAGGCCTCCCCTGGCCTGAACTTACCTTGGATTATGGCGTTGAGCAACTCTTCATACACCCTATTAACCAGTAACTTAGGCTCCATATGTACATTAGTATACTACTCCAGTGTTTATAAGTTTAATTTAAAATAAGAAAGCACATAGTTTTTTAACCGTATCTAGATTTAAGCCATTAGCTAATAATGTACATACATTTGAATATTAGAAAGGTTTTTAAAGGTTTCCGATATCGGCATCTCTATGAACAGTAAACTAGCTATAGTTACACTAATGGTAACTACACTACTACTGATAACTAACGTGGCCAATGCACTGATGGTTACAGGCCAAGTAAGTACGCTTGCTGCACCAGGCCAGAATGCAGTGCCATTAGTAATATCAATCATTAACAATGGTGAAAGCCCATTACTCAATGTAACGATTAAGCCAATTTTCAGCTTCCCCTTTGGACCATATAACTACTTCAATAGTTCATACAAAGTGACAATACCAGTGATACCACCCGGTTCAAGCATCAACATCACTGAGCTGATTAATGTTAATCCAAGCGCCAGTAATGGCATTTACCAACTTAAGGTAAACGTAACATACATTGAGTTAACTGAAGTATTAATGAATAGAAGCATGGTGATTATACCGCGAAACGCCAGCAGCACCTTCAACATAACCATACCAGTATTAGGTTATGTTAAGTTTAATCCAGGCTTACCAACATGGGGTTCGGTTAATAGTCCCATTGAAGCTACACCGGGGATAGGTGTCTTGCCTTTAGTTATACCTATACTAAACTCTGGTAATGTTATGGCATCTAATGTCTCTGCCACAATAATCATAGGTGATGGCCTATTGCCAATAATTAATAAGAGTTACATAGGCTACGTACCCCCTGGAACACCTGCCTACGCAGTTTTCCTAATTAATGTAACAAACAAGGCTCCAGTGGGTGTAATTAATGGGAAGGTAATTCTACACTACTTCTCCAATACGACACAGGTAATTACAGTTAACATACCCGTAGTAGGTGAACCAAGGCTTATTACCCAAGGAGCTGGTTGGGGTTCACCAAGCAGTCCAATTGCAGTAGGCCCTGGCTACGGTATTGTTCCATTATTCGTAACCATAGTTAACTCTGGTACGGCTAATGCAATGAATATTAACGCTACTATATCATTACCAAGCGGCTTCACCCCACTGGTCAACTTCACGACAATAGGTGGTGCACCAATAGGTGTACCTGTCTACGCGGTGTTTATCGTTAACGTATCTAATGTGCATCCAGGCACTTACTACGCTAACTTAACGTTAACGTACAATAATGGGCTCACCTCAACACTAAGGGTTCCTATTGTTGTATCTGGGGAACCAAGACTAATAACTGAGGGTACCGTATGGGGTTCACCAAGCAATCCCCTTACTGTTGGCCCAGGATATGGTGCAGTCCCGTTAACATTCATACTAATTAATTCCGGCACTGCCCCTGCAATGAATGTTAAGGCCAACGTGTCATTACCGGTAGGATTCATACCATTAACCAGCAATGTAACAATAGGTAACTTACCAATGGGTACTCCTATCTATGTAACCTTCATGGTTAATGTAACTAATGTTAAGGCTGGAACCTACTACGCAAATTTAACGTTAACATATAGTGGTGGTTCATTAACAATTAAGAGGATACCCATTGTTGTTACTGGAGTCCCCAACGTAATTATTGAATCCTACTACACTAATCCACCTAACCTATTTCCAGGTTACCCAGAATCACTTCTAACCATTTACTTAGGTAATTCAGGCACGGCTATAGCTAGGAACGTTAAGGTTACACTCATTGGTGATAAGTACATTAGCGTGGTTAACCCATCAAATGGCGTCATCAACATTGGTAATTTACCAATTGGTGAACCTATACCGGTGAATTTCATTCTATCTACGGCTAATGGCATATACAGTACCGTTCAGGCGAATTTAACATTAATAATTAACGGTACGGGCTTCAATAAGACTTACGTAATACCATTAATTATTAAACCTAAGGCTAACCTAGTGATAGCTAACGTAACTGATGACTTAAGTGTGGGTGATAGTAATGTGCCGCTTTACATTACAATAATTAACAATGGTAACGTAACAGCCAAGAACATTGAGGTTATTTTAAATGGCCAGGGAGTAATAGAGCCACATGTAAGTAGCAGTAACCCACTTAGCGCATTAACAGCAGGCACATTATTCATAGGTGATTTAAAACCAGGGCAGGAGAAGCAAGTTGTCTTCATGGTGGATGTGCAGAATGGTATAGATCCAGGGAATTACAAGGTTACATTAACGCTATTATGGAATCAAACCGGTTCATTAATACCGATGGTTCAGAACGATGAGTTTACAATTCACGTTAACCCATCATTATCTCAACAGTTCGTTAGCCTGCTGATACCCAATAAGGTTTCCTCAATGCTATTTTATATTGTGCTGGTGCTTGTGATAGTTCTCCTAGTATTATTGGCAAGAAGCCACAGTGTAACTCAATAATAATATAAGGGTATTTCGTGTTTTTTAAACGATAAATTATTATTACTCTGAATCATAACTATAGGTGTATAGTCATGAGTAAGTTAACTAAGACTGAGTTAGCGGTGGGGGACCTGTACTATAGGCAGGGATTGAAGCCTAGGGAAATTGCTCAAAGGCTAGGTATATCAATAAACACTGTGTATAAGGCGTTATCAAAGTACAGGGCTTATTCAAGGGATAACATAGGTGATGGTGAGAAGCCACAGGAATCTATGGTTAAAACCAGTGAAGCAAACACGCAGCAACCGTTAGGTGCTGCGACAATTAACTTGAGCTTCACAGTGAGCATTAACCAAGCCCCATCAGCAGGCTACCTGGAGCTCAGTAGTGTGAATGAGACCCTTAATTCACTAATGAGGGAGATTAAGCTCATTAAGGATGATTACGCGCAATTGATTAACGCTATAATGGACTTGAAGAAGCTCATTAGTAGCGTTAATACTTCCAACTGCAGTAATGCGTATGACGGTGAATTTAATAATCAACGTGATTTAAACTTACCAAGCTTCGTTAAGGATAACGTGTGGGTGGATATTATTAGGAGTAAAGAGGGGGGAAGGTCTATGTTTATTTCTGCGAAAGGTTCATAAATAAAGCCAGTACAGTTAAACTTATAGATAACTTATGGGGCAAAGAAGCCTAATAATGCCGCTAGACTCAAGGCTGACAGATGTAATAGGGTTAATAGACACTATACTTAATGATTTTGGGGGAAAGGCGGACATTTACGCTGTAGCCCAGCATATGGACGCTGACCTAGACGACATCATACCTAATCTGAATGCCGCAATATACCTAGGATTCCTAAAGGTAATTAACGGTGATGTGGTAGTTACTGAACTTGGTGTTAAATTTCTTAATTCCAAAATACCTGAACGTAGGAGAATGCTACGTGAATTAATATCCAGTATTGAACCCTTTAAGACTGCCATAGAAATAGGAAAGGATGAACCCTTCCCACTTGAGAAGCTGATAATGGCCTTAGTTAACAAAGGGTATAGTGAATTTAAGGCACCTGGAATAAGAGACCTCTTAACAATACTACTATCGGAATGGGGAGCTTACGCTGGTTTAATAAAGAAGAGGGGGGATGAGTATATAATAACGTAGAATAATTAATGAACCCACTGATTGCTGATGAAACGAACAGTAAACCCTACTTTTAAGGTTGGAGACAGGAGTCTTAACCCTCAACTAGTCAACCCAGTATCAGAATGAGGAAACCCATTACTGTAAATATAATCCGCGTCTCCTTAACACTGATGCAACCTTATTATCCCATGGTGTTAACCCAAGCCAGATTAATAAATTACCCAACGTATTTAAGTCAACTGCTCTTAGTGTGCTTAATTCCCTGTGGAGTCTATTAATCTTATCAGCCTTAGATTGATTAGATATCACGGCATCCTCAAGATTATAGTTACTGAACTTAACCATTAGCAGTATTGACACTAGCTTGTTTATCCTCTCAGGAACCCCAGTTAACACACCTCTTAGGGTTAACTTAACCCTAGGTACGTTAAGTTCACTTAATCCTAGACTTTTATATAATTCATAGGTTTCACCCTTCCTAATTACTTCACTATCACTTATACCACCGATTATGAATGCATCAGTTGATTTAATAATGTCTTCAGTTAACTCAACATCACCATATGGGTCAAGCATTACTGCTGATTTCAAGTAATTTGACGGTATACTCCCCAGGAATCTTGTGGCAGTATTAATATTACCAGTGAATTTACGGAGTAAATTCATGAACTCATCATCAACGCCAGCTATGGTTAAGTTACCATCCCAAAGGTACCTCCTTAACTCTCTAAGAGTCTGCATTAACTGTATTATTAAGCTCCTTAGTTCATTCTCAGTATGTCTTCTCCAAAAGGATACATCAATTATGAACTGTGGGTATTCAGGCATTACGGCATTATGTTTAATTACTTCACCGCATTTATAATCAATGAAGCAGTCAGTCTCATAAGTGCCTAGTGAACTTAGTATTGGTAAGTCATCAATGCTTACTAAAACTTCTCCCCTCCTAGAGCCTTTACACACGTTCAACTTGCCTAGCAATACCTGCACAGCAACCTCATTAAAACCACCATACCTACTCAGTAGCCTACTACCTACATAGATGCTATTGCAGATTCCACGTAGTGAACGCATTAATGCAGTTAGTGCATACATTCGTGAGGGCAATTGAATAAGGCTTAATATAAAGCATTTCTTAAATGGTTACTCTGAAGTTTAGGCGCTTCAGCAATTCATTATACCTATTCCTTATTGTTACATCTGTAACACCAGCGATTGATGCAATTTCTCTTTGCCTAATTTTAATATTATATATTAATAAAGATAAGTATACCATGGCTGCTATTGTTGATGTAAATGTTTTCCCATTAAATAAGCTAACCGCCTTACCCTTATTTATCATGTCCCTTATCAGCAGCATTAATCTATGCTTAATGTTGCTATTAACATTGATGACATTAACAATCTTCAGGGTCATGTTAATTAATTGCTCATCATTGTAGATACCCTTAATGTTCATTAAGTTAGCTATGTGCATATATGCCTTATTAAAGCCCTTAACATCAACATCACTATTCTTGAGCAGATCCTTCATGGTACACGGTAGGTTACGTTTCCTGCACGCTATGTAGATTAAAGCTACGGCAGTCTCCTTAATTCTACCTCTGTAACCCATCTTAGTTAATAACCTATAGTTTAACACAACCTCATCTAATATTGACTCAGGTAAACCAACATTAGCTATAATTTGCTTAGCTATGGATCTAAGCATCATTATGTTGCGTTCACTTGGGCTGAATAATGATAATGATGGTATTATCCTAAACTTAGGCTTATTAACGCTAATTACGTCAACATATAGGTTGAACCCGGGTGATGATGCACTTACTGGACTAGCCCTTGATAATGATCTACCGTTTTTATCGACTCCCCTCCATTCAGGCCCCTTATCTATCTCATGATCTATCATTACGTAACCACACTTGGCGCAGTAAACCGTACCTTTATGTTCATCATAAATAAACTCACTTGAACCACATACTGGGCACTTATCCATGTGTACTCACCTCCTCATTACCCTATTATAGTCAATATCCCTAACATAAGCCTGCTTACCAACATAACTAGTAGCGTCTAGGCCCTTGATAGGTTTGATTAATGCATAGGGTGAGTTAACAGGTCCTATTATATCCTTGATGGTGCCTATCCTCCTCATTGAGTAATCCATTGTTACTAGGCCTACAAGCCTATCAGCCTTACTTGAATTAACCTTGGCAACTATTAAACCATCCCTAGCCACGTGTAGTATGACCCCAATTCTTATAAGTGGCACGTATACTTTTCCCATTAGCTCCTTATTAAGGATTATCGATTAATTAACCAGGAAATACCGTAAAGATACACTAGAACCATTATAAGCCGAGTTAGAGACATTATGCGTATAAGGGGGCTAACCTTTAAAAGGCCCTTCATAAGTGGTTTAGCGATGGCTAAGTTAGCTGCCTTTTACCAAGGCAATGATAGCAAGAAGGTGACGGGTGGATTTAGGGCTAAGCCCTATAGGGTTAAGAGGAAAGCCCTAGGAGGCGGCCCACCTACTAATACTAGGCTTAGCAATAAGGAGAAGAGGCTGATTGAAAGGGTTACTGGAGGTAATGTTAAGATTAGGTTAAGTGAGGCTGGTTACGCCAACGTATTTGATAAGAGTAGCGGCACTAGTAAAGTGGTTAGGATACTTAGGATTATTGAATCCCCAGCCAACAGTGACTTCATTAAGAAAGGAATAATAGTTAAGGGTACCATAATAGAGACTGAGGTGGGTAGGGCGGTTGTCACTTCCCGTCCAGGCCAAGATGGCGTAATTAATGCTGTTAAAATATGAATTAAAGATACCAGTAAGTTAAGCTTCATTGTTGAAGACCTGCATGCATCTAAACTTTAGAGATAGATTTATAAGTGAATTTACGTATAATAATTATGCCAAGCGAGGAGGGGGAGGAGATAGAGAGGGAGAGTGTAACCTCAGAATTGATAACTGAGGCTGGAAAACGCATTGTTAAGATAAAGTTATCAACAGGAAAAACATCCGCTGGGAAATTATTCGGTAAACGCGGCAGGGGTGGTAGACCAGACTTCTTCAGGATAGTCTTTGGCGCCGTGGCGAATGGCCTAAGGTCAAGCCTAGGTAATGAGGAGGGGGAAGCCAAGTTCAATGAATTAAGGAACAAGAGCGAGTTCAGGAAGTCACTGAGCCAAGTGTTTAAAGACATTAGGGATTGGTTTTTCAATGAAGCCATTAAGCAGTACAACATTGGTAAGGGTGACGTCTTCGCGATATTAACTGAATTAGACCTTGACTTAGAAACAGGAGAATTGAAGTGGGTTCGTGAAGGTAGCCAAGTTATTTACTGGGTTAGGAGCGATAAAATTAGGGCAGTTGAATCCTGCGGTAAGATTGAGGAAGAGTACAGAAAGCTTAAGGAGGATTATGATAAGCTTAGGGAAGAGAACATTAGGCTTAAAGAACAGAATACTGCATTATCTAAGGAATTAGCAAACGTTAAGGCAAGGATAAGTGAATTAATGAAACTGCTTGGTAACCAAGAATAGTTAAAAAGTGTGAATCACCTAGCAGGTATGAGAGTAGTTGTTGAGGAGAATGAGGTAGCGTTCAGAATACTTGTTAATGAACCTAAGCCTATAGTTAACTTCGAGTATAAGGCTGGGAATGTAGTTAATGAGTTTAAGGGATTTGCCCACGAATTTAAGCTTCTCAATCATGTAATCAGGATTAAGGAGGAGGGTAATAGGTTAATGATGAGTAAGGATCTTGATCTTAAGGAGCATGTGCTTGGGCTTGGTGAGAAGGCCTTTGAGCTTGATAGGAGGAGGGTTAGGGTTAGGATGTGGAACCTAGATGCCTCAGCTCCAGCCCCATATAATTGGTATAGTGACCCACTCTACGCATCAATACCATTCTTCATAAGTGTTAAGAATGGTGAAGCAGTGGGTTTCCTAGTGAATTCGCCAGCTGAATTAATATTTGATGTAGGCTTATCTAAGTATGATGAGGTTAACGTAATAATACCTCACAGTGATGTTGAAGCATACGTGATTAAGGGACCTAGTATAGAGAAGGTTATTGAGAATTACACCAGCATAACTGGTAAGCCCCTTGATCCACCGGACTGGGCGCTTGACTACCAAATATCAAGGTGCTGTGGGTATGAGCCTCAGGACATGGTTATTAGAATAATTGATGAGCATGATAAGCTTGGGGTAAAGCCCACCGCAATATACCTAGATTTACAGTACATGGATTCCAATAAATTATTCACATGGGATAAGTCCAAGTTCCCAAATCCAAGACTCATGATTGAGGAACTACATAGGAAGGGTGTTAAGTTAATCACAATTATTGACCATTGGATTAAGCTTGATCAGGGTTACGAAACCTTCATAAGCGGATTAGGTAAGTACTGTGAAACACCTAATGGTGAACTATACGTTGGTAGAGGATGGCCTGGTGCTGTGGTTTTCCCAGACTTCTTTAACTCCAAGGCCCGTGAATGGTGGAGTAACCTAATTGAGAGGTGGGTTAAGGATTATGGGGTTGATGGTGTTTGGCTTGACATGAATGAACCAACAGATTACGTTAGGGAGAGGGAGTGGTCTATTGATAGGGGTACTTTACATAGGCTTGATGATGGTAGGGTTATTAGGCATGAATTAGCTAGGAACGCCTACCCATACTTCCAGGCAATGGCAACATACGAGGGCCTTAAGAAGGCTGGACACGATAAGCCGTTTATACTGTCCAGGGCTGGATACGCCGGTATTCAGAAGTACGCATTCCTCTGGTCAGCCGACAATACACCATCTCAAGATGATGTACTACTTCAAATGCAGCTAATGGAGTCAATGAGCCTATCAGGTGTACCATTCTTCGGATGCGATATAGGTGGATTCATAGGTAGGGGTGATTCAAGGAGGTATAGGCCCTACACTGATCAAGGTGAATTACTAGTAAAGTACTATAGGGCTGCGTTATTCTTCCCATTCTTCAGAAGCCACACTAGTAGTAATCCTGATAGGGAACCCTATGCGCTTAGGA
This genomic interval from Caldivirga sp. contains the following:
- a CDS encoding GntR family transcriptional regulator gives rise to the protein MEPKLLVNRVYEELLNAIIQGKFRPGEALREDRIASMLGASRTPVREALARLEREGFVVKDGRSYVVTPITKDDVVQLYEERIPLEAMAARLAAIRATDNQLVKMGNLIDMIKAEVMQPNPSPVRLAELNGEFHELVAEASGNKFIASTLKQIRLKLKIVRVNIFTSYSRRLEEAKEHGDVYDAIKSRNIEAAFTKMFNHEQNVLEYVKSSVLPYYF
- the malA gene encoding alpha-glucosidase MalA; its protein translation is MRVVVEENEVAFRILVNEPKPIVNFEYKAGNVVNEFKGFAHEFKLLNHVIRIKEEGNRLMMSKDLDLKEHVLGLGEKAFELDRRRVRVRMWNLDASAPAPYNWYSDPLYASIPFFISVKNGEAVGFLVNSPAELIFDVGLSKYDEVNVIIPHSDVEAYVIKGPSIEKVIENYTSITGKPLDPPDWALDYQISRCCGYEPQDMVIRIIDEHDKLGVKPTAIYLDLQYMDSNKLFTWDKSKFPNPRLMIEELHRKGVKLITIIDHWIKLDQGYETFISGLGKYCETPNGELYVGRGWPGAVVFPDFFNSKAREWWSNLIERWVKDYGVDGVWLDMNEPTDYVREREWSIDRGTLHRLDDGRVIRHELARNAYPYFQAMATYEGLKKAGHDKPFILSRAGYAGIQKYAFLWSADNTPSQDDVLLQMQLMESMSLSGVPFFGCDIGGFIGRGDSRRYRPYTDQGELLVKYYRAALFFPFFRSHTSSNPDREPYALRSDYAAAIRRVIELRRSFMPYLLALATEAHETGHPIIRPLVYHFQDDEDSYHIIDEYMVGSGLLYAPQIYGGERSAYLPKGNWVNWWSCEEYRGPAWIKTNQEFPLFIRENSVIPTSTEVRVYGYATLRLRDGRVVEYDGKAIKAPGYSKATIHEDGGCREVQLT
- a CDS encoding TFIIB-type zinc ribbon-containing protein, whose product is MDKCPVCGSSEFIYDEHKGTVYCAKCGYVMIDHEIDKGPEWRGVDKNGRSLSRASPVSASSPGFNLYVDVISVNKPKFRIIPSLSLFSPSERNIMMLRSIAKQIIANVGLPESILDEVVLNYRLLTKMGYRGRIKETAVALIYIACRKRNLPCTMKDLLKNSDVDVKGFNKAYMHIANLMNIKGIYNDEQLINMTLKIVNVINVNSNIKHRLMLLIRDMINKGKAVSLFNGKTFTSTIAAMVYLSLLIYNIKIRQREIASIAGVTDVTIRNRYNELLKRLNFRVTI
- a CDS encoding transcription factor; protein product: MPSEEGEEIERESVTSELITEAGKRIVKIKLSTGKTSAGKLFGKRGRGGRPDFFRIVFGAVANGLRSSLGNEEGEAKFNELRNKSEFRKSLSQVFKDIRDWFFNEAIKQYNIGKGDVFAILTELDLDLETGELKWVREGSQVIYWVRSDKIRAVESCGKIEEEYRKLKEDYDKLREENIRLKEQNTALSKELANVKARISELMKLLGNQE
- a CDS encoding AAA-associated domain-containing protein yields the protein MPLDSRLTDVIGLIDTILNDFGGKADIYAVAQHMDADLDDIIPNLNAAIYLGFLKVINGDVVVTELGVKFLNSKIPERRRMLRELISSIEPFKTAIEIGKDEPFPLEKLIMALVNKGYSEFKAPGIRDLLTILLSEWGAYAGLIKKRGDEYIIT
- a CDS encoding GH116 family glycosyl hydrolase, with the translated sequence MIISGRNLNSGLPLGGIGAGAIEFFPDLTIGNVTIMNNWLNPIKVIRGFHIVLLGEEPLFLQSNPGKNVEVKPQYRHVDNIEVEAQYPRIKYKFANLPISEIEFYTPIIKGDVKNSSLPLIIVRVKGNGTIAFSFPNIVGSRRWGRANYSITGKVNGVLFRNLKSLQSDPAYGEVFIGCEGCFTYSGYSYWVPTRGGMTEDISIFSKLGKLNDEGRYFIRPYAREEIAGVVWKRVEDEALFFITWFFNSRPYHYPYGHYYENFFNSAIEVAEYALENNSSLKPLSVNTDDWLRDAVLNSLYVLTSSTWLTKDGRLAVYESLSIAPLMSTIGSMTWDGLSFALLDLYPDLTVKMDELLGFYTRNGEVPHDFGEESLEDPIYGASYLYPWNDLGSTWVLMIYRDYLITGNVEVLKRNFNRMREVIDWLISRDYDGDCIPDSRGGFDNSYDGTNMYGASSYIASLFLCSLQALIKSAEVLGVRLSDKYELCLSKGKDTLNSLWNGHYFVAWRSSREGSESCMNSQLLGQFWCDFLKLPALVDDDKINGALRSIYELNHRSSPHCLPNSVKPNGEIDSSSGQMRSCWPRVSFVVAAHMVLRGMVNEGLEIAKKEWSTISRLEPWNQSSRIDAIEGRNVGLDHYIGSASPYILYLVIRDFTKSNKVGHYS
- a CDS encoding H/ACA ribonucleoprotein complex subunit GAR1, which produces MPLIRIGVILHVARDGLIVAKVNSSKADRLVGLVTMDYSMRRIGTIKDIIGPVNSPYALIKPIKGLDATSYVGKQAYVRDIDYNRVMRR
- a CDS encoding 30S ribosomal protein S8e, which gives rise to MAKLAAFYQGNDSKKVTGGFRAKPYRVKRKALGGGPPTNTRLSNKEKRLIERVTGGNVKIRLSEAGYANVFDKSSGTSKVVRILRIIESPANSDFIKKGIIVKGTIIETEVGRAVVTSRPGQDGVINAVKI
- a CDS encoding helix-turn-helix domain-containing protein, giving the protein MSKLTKTELAVGDLYYRQGLKPREIAQRLGISINTVYKALSKYRAYSRDNIGDGEKPQESMVKTSEANTQQPLGAATINLSFTVSINQAPSAGYLELSSVNETLNSLMREIKLIKDDYAQLINAIMDLKKLISSVNTSNCSNAYDGEFNNQRDLNLPSFVKDNVWVDIIRSKEGGRSMFISAKGS